From one Flavobacteriales bacterium genomic stretch:
- a CDS encoding PKD domain-containing protein produces MSWTDTGTPLTDGWNLVSNPVPSAIAFDQIARGADVEDYVTFYNPANGNAAVYDISLGMGSNGATNTIQSSQGFFLKANGPNVATTVEESDKINDNGGGIFGGLLPDASPMLHLRIASAINSFNDEAFVVFDVGAPLLDAEDVVKYVFAHPAAPQVATLAPDGEQLAFNCFGALDAAFLVPVSVNAGVTGTYTITVDQLGELDLTCIVLKDLVTNTIITLTGSDSYSFFLDANDDPNVPRFQLKVVMPEASFTPSSASVGIGEEVSFSNASTNAGSYAWDFGDGTTSTEAEPAHAFASGGVFEVTLTASTGTCTASLTQTITVSSPVLPVAVRALLQGPYNEGTGLMNDALRSAGMLPMLEPYTAMGYAHIGGGGEFVMPSVFSTTGADAIVDWVVVELRSAGDPAEVVETRSGLLQRDGDIVAANGSSPLSFLSAPGSYHLAIRHRNHLGVMTHDPIAFGAAVTAIDFRDGGTATYGTEALAFSGNVRLLWCGDVWGDGVLKYVGQDNDRDPILVAIGGTVPTSVLTGEYRAEDVNLDGEVKYVGTNNDRDPILVNIGGAVPTNVRMGQLP; encoded by the coding sequence ATGAGCTGGACCGACACCGGCACCCCGCTCACGGATGGCTGGAACCTGGTGAGCAACCCCGTGCCCAGCGCCATCGCCTTCGACCAGATCGCGCGCGGCGCCGATGTGGAGGATTACGTGACCTTCTACAACCCCGCCAACGGCAACGCGGCGGTGTACGACATCAGCCTGGGCATGGGCAGCAACGGCGCCACCAACACGATCCAGAGCAGCCAGGGCTTCTTCCTCAAGGCCAACGGCCCGAACGTGGCCACCACCGTGGAGGAGAGCGACAAGATCAACGACAACGGCGGCGGGATCTTCGGCGGCCTGCTGCCCGATGCATCGCCCATGCTGCACCTGCGCATCGCCAGCGCGATCAATAGCTTCAACGATGAGGCGTTCGTGGTCTTCGATGTCGGCGCCCCGCTGCTCGATGCCGAGGATGTGGTGAAGTACGTCTTCGCCCACCCGGCCGCACCGCAGGTGGCCACCCTCGCACCCGATGGCGAGCAGCTCGCCTTCAACTGCTTCGGCGCGCTCGATGCGGCCTTCCTGGTGCCCGTGAGCGTGAACGCCGGAGTCACCGGAACCTACACCATCACCGTGGACCAGCTCGGTGAGCTCGACCTCACGTGCATCGTCCTGAAGGACCTCGTGACGAACACCATCATCACGCTCACGGGCAGCGATTCGTACAGCTTCTTCCTGGATGCCAACGATGACCCCAACGTTCCGCGCTTCCAGCTCAAGGTGGTGATGCCCGAGGCTTCCTTCACGCCTTCCTCCGCCTCCGTGGGCATCGGCGAAGAGGTGAGCTTCTCGAACGCGAGCACCAATGCAGGCTCCTATGCGTGGGACTTCGGTGATGGCACGACGAGCACCGAAGCGGAGCCCGCCCACGCCTTCGCATCCGGCGGCGTGTTCGAGGTGACGCTCACGGCGTCCACCGGCACCTGCACCGCCTCGCTCACGCAAACGATCACCGTGAGCTCCCCCGTCCTGCCCGTTGCCGTGCGCGCGCTGCTCCAAGGGCCGTACAACGAAGGCACCGGACTGATGAACGACGCGCTGCGCTCCGCAGGCATGCTGCCCATGCTTGAGCCCTACACCGCGATGGGCTACGCGCACATCGGCGGCGGCGGCGAGTTCGTGATGCCATCGGTCTTCAGCACCACCGGTGCGGACGCCATCGTGGATTGGGTGGTGGTGGAACTGCGCTCTGCTGGTGATCCGGCCGAAGTGGTGGAGACGCGCAGCGGCCTGCTCCAGCGAGACGGCGATATCGTTGCCGCCAACGGCAGCTCGCCGCTCTCCTTCCTCTCCGCCCCCGGCAGCTACCACCTCGCCATCCGCCACCGCAACCACTTGGGCGTGATGACCCATGATCCGATCGCCTTCGGCGCGGCGGTAACCGCCATCGACTTCCGGGATGGCGGCACGGCCACCTACGGCACCGAGGCCCTGGCCTTCAGCGGCAACGTGCGCCTGCTCTGGTGCGGCGATGTGTGGGGAGACGGCGTGCTCAAGTACGTGGGCCAGGACAACGACCGCGATCCCATCCTGGTGGCCATCGGCGGCACCGTGCCGACGAGCGTGCTCACCGGTGAGTACCGCGCCGAGGACGTGAACCTGGATGGTGAGGTGAAGTACGTGGGCACGAACAACGACCGCGATCCGATCCTGGTGAATATTGGTGGTGCGGTGCCGACGAACGTGCGGATGGGGCAATTGCCGTGA